The following proteins come from a genomic window of Vallitaleaceae bacterium 9-2:
- a CDS encoding CDGSH iron-sulfur domain-containing protein, with amino-acid sequence MSENPQERVIQIQKNGPIKVINPPRLKIKKGVEKFSDPSKMIPKEINLCRCGYSKDKPFCDGSHFVEEFDEDKGSQWEPGKRKDYIGERTQITITDNRRICAHVGYCLSDLPLVFDKYRHPWIITDNGSVEDIIRAIRRCPSGALAYRLNGIEYQAYHAEPEIIVIKNGPYIVQGGIRLEGEKKPETQDHYTLCRCGHSKNKPFCDGEHIDQSFNDEGE; translated from the coding sequence ATGTCAGAAAACCCCCAAGAAAGAGTTATTCAAATTCAAAAAAATGGTCCGATTAAGGTAATAAACCCTCCACGCCTTAAGATAAAAAAAGGTGTGGAAAAATTTAGCGACCCGTCAAAGATGATTCCCAAGGAAATCAACCTTTGCCGTTGTGGATACTCAAAAGACAAGCCTTTTTGTGATGGAAGCCACTTTGTTGAAGAGTTTGATGAGGATAAAGGCAGTCAGTGGGAACCTGGAAAACGAAAGGATTATATAGGGGAGCGGACTCAGATTACCATAACAGATAATCGACGTATTTGCGCTCATGTGGGATATTGTCTTAGCGATTTACCATTGGTTTTTGATAAATATCGCCACCCATGGATTATAACAGATAATGGGTCAGTAGAAGATATCATTCGTGCTATAAGGCGTTGTCCTTCAGGCGCATTGGCGTATCGACTAAACGGGATAGAGTATCAAGCATACCATGCAGAACCAGAGATTATCGTGATAAAAAACGGTCCTTATATTGTGCAAGGTGGCATTCGCTTGGAAGGTGAAAAAAAACCGGAAACGCAAGATCACTATACCCTATGTCGATGCGGACATTCAAAGAATAAGCCGTTTTGCGATGGTGAACATATTGATCAAAGTTTTAACGATGAAGGGGAATAG
- a CDS encoding S-layer homology domain-containing protein translates to MRISTREHILLISLITFIILWVAFVYILEPQWIEMEAMRQELRVETVELERLETMIKNEEMLDQKIETNYVAIEQKAAQYFNTTPQEELILLFNDFLNIPFLEGTLLSFRTPEQVEIEGITFQKDVIEITSEGQYGSVVNVFKNMWQFQKHVNMTYANLSKKSIDEVVGQMELAVYTLVADVNIKDQLYEWYIDDLFYKEDPFAPYQPNPEAVRYIYTQEDQGLFNYDLNYAFTDIEGHYMEAEINEFLQAGYLFLDPYMTFKPDTPITRGEFIVMMDKVYGWESVNEEDTMDLTSFDDYDELGSLENAFAKAIYRGYISGIIEGYTDNTLRPRNPITYGEIEYIMNNIKGTQDYSFANIGNALVADKGVPAKNWSNLNGQLTKAEAVYLLYYHK, encoded by the coding sequence ATGAGGATATCAACGCGTGAACATATTTTGCTAATTAGTTTAATTACCTTTATCATCCTGTGGGTAGCATTTGTATATATTTTAGAGCCGCAATGGATTGAAATGGAAGCTATGCGCCAAGAACTTCGGGTTGAGACGGTAGAACTTGAACGTTTGGAAACGATGATAAAAAATGAAGAGATGCTCGATCAAAAGATAGAGACAAACTATGTTGCCATTGAACAAAAAGCGGCACAATATTTTAATACAACGCCTCAAGAAGAGTTAATACTTTTATTTAATGACTTTTTGAATATCCCATTCCTTGAAGGAACTTTGTTAAGTTTTAGAACACCTGAACAGGTGGAGATTGAAGGGATAACTTTTCAAAAAGACGTTATTGAAATCACAAGCGAAGGTCAATATGGCTCTGTTGTGAATGTATTTAAAAACATGTGGCAGTTTCAAAAACATGTCAATATGACATATGCCAATCTTAGCAAAAAATCGATTGATGAAGTTGTAGGTCAGATGGAGTTAGCCGTATATACACTTGTAGCCGATGTAAACATAAAAGATCAACTTTATGAATGGTATATTGATGATCTGTTTTATAAGGAAGATCCGTTTGCCCCTTATCAACCAAATCCAGAAGCTGTACGCTATATTTATACACAAGAAGATCAAGGACTATTTAATTATGATTTGAATTACGCATTTACAGATATTGAAGGACATTATATGGAAGCTGAGATTAACGAGTTTTTACAAGCGGGATATTTGTTTTTAGACCCTTATATGACATTTAAACCGGATACACCTATAACCCGTGGTGAATTTATCGTTATGATGGATAAAGTCTACGGATGGGAAAGTGTCAATGAAGAAGATACCATGGACTTAACATCCTTTGATGATTACGATGAGCTAGGAAGTCTTGAAAATGCCTTTGCAAAAGCTATATATCGCGGATATATCAGTGGAATCATTGAAGGATATACAGATAATACATTGCGCCCGAGAAATCCTATCACTTATGGTGAGATTGAATATATTATGAATAACATCAAAGGAACTCAAGATTATTCTTTTGCCAATATTGGTAATGCTTTAGTTGCAGATAAAGGTGTACCTGCCAAAAATTGGTCAAACCTTAATGGGCAATTGACAAAAGCAGAAGCTGTCTACTTATTATACTATCATAAATAA
- a CDS encoding DUF4365 domain-containing protein, which produces MITEEHMKEGLSRAYALAVGHNAGMNCSLGFEFDYKLDGCFREVETLPDGSRSDSGFQIDFQLKASKNVEVRETEIVYDLDVRNYNHLAKTKVGIPRILILLKLPANSNEWLHVCEEETVLRNCAWWCDLKGMDSSSNSETRRIHIPRHQILTPDTLIQLMNKVTEGDDLGA; this is translated from the coding sequence ATGATTACAGAAGAGCATATGAAAGAAGGGTTAAGTAGAGCGTATGCTCTAGCAGTTGGTCATAATGCAGGGATGAATTGTAGCTTGGGATTTGAATTCGATTATAAGCTTGATGGTTGTTTTCGTGAAGTTGAAACTTTACCAGATGGAAGTAGATCAGATTCAGGTTTCCAAATTGACTTTCAATTAAAGGCATCAAAAAACGTCGAAGTAAGAGAAACAGAAATAGTATATGATCTGGATGTAAGGAATTATAATCACTTGGCAAAGACTAAGGTTGGTATACCAAGAATACTAATCCTATTAAAGTTACCAGCTAATTCTAATGAATGGCTCCATGTTTGTGAAGAGGAGACTGTATTAAGAAATTGTGCATGGTGGTGTGATTTAAAAGGAATGGATTCTTCTAGTAACAGTGAAACTAGAAGAATTCATATTCCAAGGCATCAGATATTAACTCCTGACACGTTGATTCAGCTAATGAACAAAGTTACGGAAGGAGATGATTTGGGTGCTTGA
- a CDS encoding CDP-alcohol phosphatidyltransferase family protein: protein MKYVPNILTVIRLLLVPLFAIVYFSSASRGHLIALIIFLVASFTDFLDGYLARKYQSISKIGTVLDPLADKLMLLTALGSLAIDYAIPFVIFYLFLAKEIFMILAGAILWYRKERMVIASSLPGKAATALSMLMVILLIIYPHNSILVGGLIVAFALKLIALLTYVKVYKAKA from the coding sequence ATGAAATACGTTCCAAACATTTTAACCGTCATCCGCCTGTTACTCGTCCCATTGTTTGCCATTGTATATTTTTCCAGTGCTTCCCGCGGGCACTTGATTGCACTAATAATCTTTCTCGTTGCCAGCTTCACTGATTTTCTAGATGGGTATCTAGCAAGAAAATACCAAAGCATCAGTAAAATAGGTACTGTATTAGATCCTTTAGCTGACAAGCTGATGCTTTTAACTGCATTAGGATCTTTAGCTATTGATTATGCCATTCCTTTTGTAATCTTTTACCTCTTCTTAGCCAAAGAGATTTTTATGATTTTGGCAGGAGCTATCTTGTGGTACCGTAAGGAAAGGATGGTCATTGCTTCTAGCCTTCCGGGAAAAGCTGCCACAGCACTCTCTATGTTAATGGTCATCTTATTGATTATCTATCCACACAATTCTATACTTGTCGGTGGGCTTATTGTCGCATTTGCTTTAAAGCTAATTGCTCTCTTGACCTATGTCAAAGTCTATAAAGCAAAAGCCTAG
- a CDS encoding DUF3788 domain-containing protein: protein MLKNPDKEMMITLLGKELYDVWDEVCTSIENLYAMDCLWNNGGKTWTYEYKYRRGGKTLCALYARDSQIGFMIIFGKNERTKFEQERDKYSIKVQFIYDEAKTYHDGKWMMFDLKNKEDIPELIKLLAIKRKPNKK from the coding sequence ATGCTAAAAAATCCAGATAAAGAAATGATGATTACTTTACTTGGAAAGGAACTATATGATGTATGGGATGAAGTATGTACATCTATTGAAAACCTTTATGCAATGGATTGTCTGTGGAATAATGGTGGGAAAACCTGGACATATGAATATAAATATCGAAGAGGTGGCAAGACACTCTGTGCATTATATGCTAGAGATAGCCAAATTGGATTTATGATTATCTTTGGGAAAAATGAACGGACCAAGTTCGAACAAGAACGAGATAAGTATTCAATAAAAGTACAGTTTATCTATGATGAAGCCAAAACATATCATGATGGAAAGTGGATGATGTTTGACCTTAAAAATAAAGAAGACATACCTGAGTTGATAAAATTATTGGCAATTAAGCGAAAACCGAATAAAAAATAA
- a CDS encoding nucleotidyltransferase domain-containing protein translates to MKEAILNELNRIENEHSVKILYAVESGSRGWGFESTDSDYDVRFIYISKLNWYLSMKEKRDVIEVPIDEVLDVNGWDIQKALMLYKRSNPTLLEWLSSPIVYMQDTSFADNLRELMNDYFISKSCIYHYLSMAKGNYREYLKKDYVKIKKYFYVIRPLMACMWIEEHGSQPPMLFEELMTSLEIPSDVIDEIKNLLERKKISSELKEEARIPLLNQFIEEKIEYFEELAKSLEYIKNNDVSQLDDLFLNTLDEAWNN, encoded by the coding sequence ATGAAAGAAGCAATATTGAACGAATTAAATAGAATTGAAAACGAACATAGCGTTAAGATTTTATATGCGGTTGAATCTGGAAGCCGAGGCTGGGGATTTGAATCGACTGATAGCGATTACGATGTGAGATTTATTTATATAAGCAAATTGAACTGGTATTTGTCGATGAAAGAGAAAAGGGACGTAATCGAAGTGCCTATTGATGAGGTATTAGATGTCAATGGTTGGGATATTCAAAAGGCATTGATGTTATATAAGAGATCAAATCCTACATTATTAGAATGGTTAAGTTCGCCGATTGTTTATATGCAGGACACATCTTTTGCGGACAATTTGAGAGAATTAATGAATGACTATTTTATCAGCAAATCATGCATTTATCATTATCTTAGTATGGCGAAAGGAAATTACCGCGAGTATCTGAAGAAAGATTATGTGAAGATTAAGAAATATTTTTATGTAATTCGACCGTTAATGGCATGTATGTGGATAGAAGAACATGGAAGTCAGCCACCGATGCTATTTGAAGAATTGATGACTTCACTAGAGATACCGAGTGATGTGATAGATGAAATCAAGAATCTGCTTGAAAGAAAGAAAATCAGTTCAGAATTGAAAGAAGAGGCAAGAATACCTTTATTGAATCAGTTTATCGAAGAGAAGATAGAGTATTTTGAAGAATTAGCCAAGTCGCTGGAATATATTAAGAATAACGATGTTAGCCAGTTAGATGATTTGTTTTTAAATACTTTAGACGAAGCTTGGAATAATTGA
- a CDS encoding GNAT family N-acetyltransferase — protein sequence MCNHDVRTEMYQEKYELKDGKQLVIRMPELRDAQALIDYMKEVDCETKFLAREPGEFGFTLEQEENFISGLTTDDSKQFLIAEVEGQIVANCSVGFLSSNRRYLHRAGLGISVKQDKWGLGIGRIMMKESISWCKEKGVEQLELEVVTNNERAVGLYKSLGFDTYGTKKHALRYSDGTYADEYFMILFLGTMKE from the coding sequence ATGTGTAATCACGATGTTAGAACTGAGATGTACCAAGAGAAGTATGAGTTGAAAGATGGCAAGCAGCTAGTTATTAGGATGCCAGAATTAAGAGATGCACAGGCTCTTATCGATTATATGAAGGAAGTTGATTGTGAGACAAAATTCTTAGCACGAGAACCAGGAGAGTTTGGGTTTACGCTGGAGCAAGAAGAGAATTTTATCAGTGGACTTACAACAGATGACAGCAAACAGTTTCTGATAGCAGAAGTTGAGGGTCAGATTGTAGCAAATTGTTCCGTAGGCTTTTTATCGAGTAATCGACGATATTTACATCGTGCCGGGTTGGGAATATCGGTGAAGCAAGATAAATGGGGGCTAGGCATTGGACGAATAATGATGAAGGAATCTATATCATGGTGTAAGGAGAAGGGTGTTGAGCAACTTGAGTTAGAAGTTGTCACAAATAATGAACGTGCCGTTGGCCTATATAAGAGTTTGGGATTTGACACATATGGTACTAAGAAACATGCTTTAAGATATAGTGATGGTACATATGCTGATGAATATTTTATGATTTTATTTCTTGGAACAATGAAGGAATAA
- a CDS encoding tyrosine-type recombinase/integrase, whose translation MMLLVREQVARYKGNTSKINSIQQMKNYMIKKGYSPKTIKSYVNHIKHLDHALNGKMSPESIEDYLLTLLNERQLSHAYVNQMINAVKIYSQFRFKLNSERLHGYIRPKSVHKLPKVMSKDDVKRLFEVTENLKHKTELMLAYSCGLRVSEVANLKVTDIDSKRMVVVIHQGKGRKDRITGLSIKMLEQLREYYKQYKPGEWLFENATKSGPISVRSLQNVFHQNREKAGIKKIYSFHALRHSYATHLLESGVSLRHIQQLLGHKSSRTTERYTHVSTQEIQKIINPLDLM comes from the coding sequence ATGATGTTATTGGTAAGGGAACAAGTGGCTCGCTACAAGGGAAATACGTCAAAAATCAACTCAATACAGCAAATGAAAAATTACATGATAAAAAAAGGTTATAGTCCAAAGACTATCAAGTCGTATGTTAATCACATCAAGCATCTTGACCATGCTTTAAATGGTAAGATGTCACCTGAGAGTATAGAAGATTATCTGTTGACCCTACTTAATGAGCGACAGCTAAGTCATGCATATGTCAATCAGATGATTAACGCAGTAAAAATATATTCACAGTTTCGCTTTAAGTTAAATAGTGAACGATTACATGGATATATACGCCCAAAATCTGTTCATAAGCTACCCAAGGTTATGAGTAAAGATGATGTCAAAAGATTGTTTGAAGTTACTGAAAATTTAAAGCATAAGACAGAACTGATGTTAGCCTACTCATGTGGTCTACGCGTCAGTGAAGTGGCAAATCTAAAAGTAACAGATATAGATAGCAAACGTATGGTGGTTGTCATTCATCAAGGAAAAGGACGAAAAGATCGAATTACGGGCCTTTCAATAAAAATGCTTGAACAACTTCGAGAATACTATAAGCAATATAAGCCTGGTGAGTGGCTCTTTGAGAACGCCACTAAATCAGGTCCTATTAGTGTGCGCTCATTACAGAATGTCTTTCATCAAAACCGGGAAAAAGCAGGCATCAAGAAAATCTACTCTTTCCATGCCTTGCGTCATTCCTACGCAACACACTTACTCGAAAGTGGCGTCAGCCTGCGACACATACAGCAACTACTGGGACATAAAAGTTCACGGACAACAGAACGCTACACCCACGTATCCACACAAGAGATCCAGAAGATTATCAACCCCCTGGACCTAATGTGA
- a CDS encoding glycoside hydrolase family 3 N-terminal domain-containing protein produces MTIEDKVAQLFMIDLYTVNNTPGLLSTSTEIEDFLSAYPVGGIILFGENISTATQTQQLITDLQSTADIPLFMSVDEEGGLVSRMGSKDIGVTHLPTAAKLASNYSIGEVHALAKTLGQQLASIGINMNFAPVLDVNTNPDNPVIGTRAFSSDPSIVGDYGTAFMEGLMESYVLPVGKHFPGHGDTQTDTHLEVTSIDHSLDRLRSVEWLPFQQAINDGIPVLMTGHIHTPNVSDDNLPASLSKVMTTDYLRNELGFDGVVVTDSLRMKAISDTYPASEVGVLVIESGSDLILLPDDFYEAYEGIINALASGRMREERIDLSLRRILTLKNTLMVQPEEG; encoded by the coding sequence ATGACAATTGAGGACAAAGTTGCGCAACTTTTTATGATTGATCTGTATACAGTGAATAATACGCCCGGACTTTTATCGACTTCTACTGAGATTGAAGATTTTTTATCCGCTTATCCGGTCGGAGGTATTATTCTCTTTGGAGAAAATATTAGTACCGCTACACAAACCCAACAATTAATTACTGACTTGCAATCAACTGCGGATATTCCTTTGTTCATGAGTGTTGATGAAGAAGGTGGACTTGTATCACGTATGGGCTCCAAAGATATCGGCGTGACTCACCTTCCCACCGCTGCTAAGCTAGCATCAAACTATAGCATTGGCGAAGTCCATGCCTTAGCTAAAACGTTAGGGCAGCAATTGGCTTCTATTGGCATTAATATGAACTTTGCTCCAGTTCTTGATGTGAATACCAATCCAGACAATCCCGTCATTGGTACACGTGCTTTTAGTTCAGACCCTAGCATTGTAGGAGACTATGGAACTGCGTTTATGGAAGGGCTTATGGAATCCTATGTGCTTCCTGTCGGCAAGCATTTTCCGGGACATGGTGATACACAGACAGATACCCATCTTGAAGTGACCTCTATTGATCATTCTCTTGACCGTCTACGCAGTGTCGAATGGCTTCCATTTCAACAAGCAATTAACGATGGTATTCCCGTACTAATGACTGGGCATATCCATACACCCAACGTAAGTGATGATAACCTTCCGGCTTCTCTTTCGAAAGTTATGACCACGGATTATCTACGCAACGAACTGGGATTTGATGGTGTCGTTGTCACCGATTCCCTTCGTATGAAAGCTATAAGCGATACTTATCCCGCTTCTGAGGTTGGTGTCCTTGTCATTGAATCCGGCAGTGATCTCATCCTCTTACCTGATGATTTTTATGAGGCTTATGAAGGCATAATAAACGCCCTAGCTTCCGGTCGAATGAGAGAGGAGAGGATCGACCTTTCACTAAGGCGAATATTGACTTTAAAAAATACTCTTATGGTGCAACCGGAGGAAGGGTAA
- a CDS encoding prepilin-type N-terminal cleavage/methylation domain-containing protein — MSIKRKIMHQAGFTLLELILSIALLSIIMIAAFSGLHFAYNTLFASKELSKQAYTIQKEYEGELAKVRQLPTDTTGATYLALDASRVIDDQPIVFDWSSGTLVDFNAQGLTIIKEGKGGDYLEESIYMFIPLYTEESP, encoded by the coding sequence ATGTCAATAAAAAGAAAAATCATGCATCAAGCTGGATTTACGCTACTTGAATTGATTTTATCCATTGCATTATTATCGATTATTATGATTGCAGCTTTTAGTGGATTGCACTTTGCATATAACACGCTATTTGCTTCAAAAGAGTTGTCAAAGCAGGCGTATACTATACAAAAAGAATATGAAGGGGAACTGGCTAAAGTGCGACAATTGCCCACGGATACAACCGGGGCGACATATTTGGCTTTAGATGCATCGCGCGTAATTGATGATCAGCCGATTGTATTTGATTGGAGCAGTGGTACATTGGTTGACTTTAACGCTCAAGGCTTAACGATTATAAAAGAAGGTAAAGGTGGCGATTATCTTGAAGAGAGTATATATATGTTTATTCCGTTATATACAGAAGAAAGTCCATGA
- a CDS encoding IS3 family transposase (programmed frameshift) encodes MANNKYDKVLQDKIIRLHLEEGRTIKSLSDEYNLGNGTLRYWLNKHREECKNNPQLQSETNQMLEIQRLKKELAETKKENDFLKKGSSILREGNRLKKYEFIREYHLEFGVNWLLNKLSLYPNDYYNYLKDRKAAYRQQKETLKQQIKDVYHELNGAIGYRMICDLLNRKGIQCSYGTVYSYMREIGIKAIVRRKKNPYIKGYQHHIFDNLLGQNFTAAKPNQVWCTDFTYLSLKNGSKRYNCSIIDLYDRSIIASLNSKWIDSNLAIETLEVALEANPVRDELILHSDQGSQYASRDFIAYCANNEITQSMSRAGNPYDNAPMERFYNTLKTEFVYQYSFETDEDLNQGIYEYIFDWYNHRRPHSYNGGKTPFEMRHSN; translated from the exons ATGGCAAATAACAAATATGATAAGGTCCTCCAGGACAAAATTATCCGTCTTCATCTTGAAGAAGGAAGAACCATCAAAAGTTTAAGCGACGAATACAACTTAGGTAATGGCACACTCAGATATTGGCTGAATAAGCACCGTGAAGAATGCAAGAACAACCCACAGTTACAAAGCGAAACAAATCAAATGCTTGAAATTCAACGCTTGAAGAAGGAACTTGCCGAGACCAAGAAAGAGAATGATTTCTTAAAAAAGG GCAGCAGCATTCTTCGCGAAGGAAATCGACTAAAGAAGTACGAGTTTATTCGTGAGTATCATCTAGAGTTTGGCGTAAACTGGTTGCTAAATAAACTTAGCCTTTACCCAAATGACTACTACAATTACCTAAAAGACCGCAAAGCAGCCTATCGTCAGCAAAAAGAAACATTGAAGCAACAGATCAAAGATGTGTATCACGAACTTAACGGAGCCATTGGTTACCGAATGATCTGCGATTTACTGAACCGTAAAGGGATTCAGTGCTCTTATGGTACCGTTTATTCATACATGCGTGAAATAGGCATTAAAGCCATTGTACGTCGCAAGAAGAATCCGTATATCAAAGGTTATCAGCATCACATTTTTGATAACCTGTTAGGACAAAACTTTACTGCTGCAAAGCCTAATCAGGTTTGGTGTACCGATTTTACATACCTTAGTCTGAAGAATGGTTCTAAACGCTACAATTGTAGCATTATCGACCTATATGACCGCAGTATTATAGCTAGTCTCAACAGTAAATGGATTGATTCTAACCTTGCCATAGAGACCTTGGAGGTTGCACTAGAGGCAAATCCTGTAAGGGATGAATTGATTCTCCACAGCGACCAGGGGTCGCAATACGCCTCAAGGGATTTCATTGCCTACTGTGCTAATAATGAGATTACTCAAAGTATGAGCAGAGCCGGCAATCCGTATGACAACGCTCCGATGGAACGTTTCTATAATACATTGAAAACAGAGTTCGTATATCAGTACTCTTTTGAGACCGATGAAGATCTTAACCAAGGCATCTATGAATACATCTTCGATTGGTATAACCATCGTAGACCACACTCATATAACGGTGGTAAGACGCCATTTGAAATGAGACATTCAAACTAG